The nucleotide window GATGCCCTGAAGGTCCTGATGCCCGAGGTCGATGCGCTATTCGGCGTGCCGCAACCCGAAGCCCATCACCCGGAAATCGATACCGGCGCACATACCCTGAGCGTTCTGGAGCAGGCCGCCCTGCATCAACAACCACTGACGGTCCGCTGGGCCTGCCTGCTGCATGATCTGGGCAAAGCCCTGACACCTGAGCAGGAATGGCCGCGACACATCGCCCATGAGCACAAGGGTTTGAAACCGATCAAGGCGATCAACGAGCGCTTCAAAGTGCCACGGGACTGCCAGGAGTTGGCGCTATTGGTTGGTCAATATCACACCCATGGCCATCGGGCGCTTGAATTGAAAGCGTCTACCTTGCTCGAATTGCTACAGAGCTTTGATGTGTACCGCCGCCCCCAACGCTTCGAAGAGTTTATCGCGGCCTGCGAAATGGATGCCCGAGGCCGCAAGGGCTTGGAAAATCGAAGTTACCCACAGGCTGATTATCTGCGCGGCGCGGCAGCGGCGGCGCGTGCGGTGGCTGTGCAGCCCTTGCTGGAGAAAGGCTTCAAAGGGCCTGAGCTGGGGGACGCAATCAAGCGCGAGCGGCTCAGGGCGCTGAAAGCGTACAAGGAGGGGGCGAACTGACAGGGGTTTCGTTTCCGCTTGCATTTTCAGTGGCCGGATGACCGCCATCGCGAGCAGGCTCGCTCCCACAGGAGGATGGATCCGGGGTATCACGGACACTGTGGAGCGAGCCTGCTCGCGATAGCGTCAGGAAGATCGCAGCAAGTCCGAAGACGTCAGCTGCACGCCCCGCCATTCAAAAGCCACCGGCGCCAGGACCTGATCAATCTGTGATTCGTCCCACAACGTAGCGAAACTCTTGCCTACGCCTGGGTGAACGCGATCCGGCGCAATCAGCGACAATGGCCACAGGACGAAAGCGTTTTTCAGGATTTCCGCGCGCGGCAGAATCAAGCCATCGAAGTTGCCGACCTGCTCGCCATACAACAACACGTCGATGTCCAGCGGCAGCCCCTTGCGGTCCGGCGCATAACGACCATTGTCCGCCTCGATGCACTTGAGGCGACGGTCCAGCTCCATCAGCGGCAGGTCCGTGAAGGCCGACACGACAAAATTGAAGAACGGCCCGCTCTTGATGCCCACAGGCTGGCTTTCGAACACCGCCGAACAGCGTATGTCCACCAGAAAAGCCGCAAGGGCTTCAAGCCCCGCGCACAAATGGGTTTCGCGCTCGATATTGCTACCGAGCCCGAGAAAAACCTGTGTCAGCGACATCCGCGCTCGATCTCCACACCCACGCCACTGGCCGCTGGAACCGCGCCAGGCTTGGTCACTTTCAGACGCAGCCAGGTAATCTTGAACTCGTCCATCAGTTCCTGGGCAAGCCGCTCGGCAAAGGTCTCGACCAACTGGAACCGGGCCTGTTCAGCGAATGCCTGGATGCGCGATGAGACACTGGCGTAGTCGAGCGCCAGATTCAGGTCATCGCCCGCTGCGGCCGGGCGGTTATCCCAAGCGAAACTCAGATCGAGCCGCAGGCACTGTCGGATGTCTCGCTCCCAGTCGTAGGCACCGATCACCGTGTCGACTTCCAGGCCCTCGATAAACACTCTGTCCAAGCACTCTTCTCCGCAGCACGACAAGGGCGCAATGCGCCGTTAGAATCAGGGCATCCTCGCCCGGAATAGTTAGCATGTTTTGGTTACTGGCGATCCTCGCCTACCTGCTCGGCTCGCTGTCCTTCGCCATTGTGCTCAGCCGCTTGACGGGTCACCCCGATCCGCGAATGAGTGGATCAGGCAATGCCGGCGCCACCAACATGCTGCGCCTGGCCGGACGCAAACTCGCCGTCCTGACCCTGCTCGGCGACCTCTGCAAAGGCCTGGTGCCGGTACTGATCGCCAGCCTTGCAGGACTTTCCTTACAGCAACAGGCCTGGATCGGCGTCTGCGCGGTCATCGGTCATCTGTTCCCGCTGTACTTCCGCTTTCGGGGCGGCAAGGGTGTCGCCACCGCCGCCGGCATGCTGCTGGGCCTGTATCCACCCGCCGCGCTGCTGGCCGTCTCGGCCTGGCTGCTGATGTTCTACCTGACCCGCACCAGCTCCTTGGCCGCGCTGATCGCCACCCCGCTGACCCTGCCGTTGCTGGCCTGGCAGGAGCCCGAGGCCCTGCTGCCGATGACCGCGCTGGTGGCGCTGATCGTCTGGCGCCACCGGGGCAATCTACGCGACCTGTTCGCCGGGCGCGAACGACATTTCTAAATACTTCACAACGGCGACAACTGCTCCATCGGCCAGCGCGCCTGCACGCTGATCGCCAGGCTTTCGTGCT belongs to Pseudomonas sp. B21-028 and includes:
- a CDS encoding multifunctional CCA addition/repair protein, which translates into the protein MQIYKVGGAVRDRLLGIPVTDVDRVVVGATAEEMIAKGFRPVGADFPVFLDPNTGEEYALARTERKSGRGYGGFVFHASPEVTLEEDLVRRDLTINAMAEDDHGNLTDPYHGQRDLEARLLRHVSPAFAEDPLRVLRVARFAARYAPLGFKVADETVELMRQLSDSGELQALTAERSWKEISRALMESQPQVFIQVLRDCDALKVLMPEVDALFGVPQPEAHHPEIDTGAHTLSVLEQAALHQQPLTVRWACLLHDLGKALTPEQEWPRHIAHEHKGLKPIKAINERFKVPRDCQELALLVGQYHTHGHRALELKASTLLELLQSFDVYRRPQRFEEFIAACEMDARGRKGLENRSYPQADYLRGAAAAARAVAVQPLLEKGFKGPELGDAIKRERLRALKAYKEGAN
- the folK gene encoding 2-amino-4-hydroxy-6-hydroxymethyldihydropteridine diphosphokinase, with protein sequence MSLTQVFLGLGSNIERETHLCAGLEALAAFLVDIRCSAVFESQPVGIKSGPFFNFVVSAFTDLPLMELDRRLKCIEADNGRYAPDRKGLPLDIDVLLYGEQVGNFDGLILPRAEILKNAFVLWPLSLIAPDRVHPGVGKSFATLWDESQIDQVLAPVAFEWRGVQLTSSDLLRSS
- the folB gene encoding dihydroneopterin aldolase, which translates into the protein MDRVFIEGLEVDTVIGAYDWERDIRQCLRLDLSFAWDNRPAAAGDDLNLALDYASVSSRIQAFAEQARFQLVETFAERLAQELMDEFKITWLRLKVTKPGAVPAASGVGVEIERGCR
- the plsY gene encoding glycerol-3-phosphate 1-O-acyltransferase PlsY; the encoded protein is MFWLLAILAYLLGSLSFAIVLSRLTGHPDPRMSGSGNAGATNMLRLAGRKLAVLTLLGDLCKGLVPVLIASLAGLSLQQQAWIGVCAVIGHLFPLYFRFRGGKGVATAAGMLLGLYPPAALLAVSAWLLMFYLTRTSSLAALIATPLTLPLLAWQEPEALLPMTALVALIVWRHRGNLRDLFAGRERHF